Within Pseudomonas paeninsulae, the genomic segment CTGCTGTTCGGCTGGAGCTGGCTCGATCCGCTGATGGGCGTGATCGGTGCGCTGATCATCGCGGTATGGGCCAAGGGCTTGTTGATCGACACCGCCACGGTGTTGCTCGATCGGGAGATGGACAGCCCCGTGGTGGTGCGTGTGCGCAGCGCCCTGGCGCAGGAAGCGGACACCGAACTGGCGGATTTGCACCTGTGGCGAGTCGGCCGCGCGCAGTACGCCTGCATTATCAGCGTGGTGACCCATGGCGATATCTCTGCGGATCGCTATAAGGCCCGACTAGCGGGGATCGGCGAGTTGGTGCACGTGACTATTGAAGTCAATCGTTGTGTTGAAAACGAGTGGTGATGGCGCTACTGATGCGGGATTTTTTTTCGCCGCGAGTGCGGGTAGAACTCCTGACTTTAGCGGCGCTTTTGCGGGTCGCCAAGCGCTATTCGTCGCGGCGACGAATAAACTGAAATAAATAAAAAAAACATTCGCCTGTCATGGTTTTTGGAGTATCTAAAAGACAGACCGCCGAACCCTGCAGACAGGTGGCGACCCTTCACCTTGCTTGCATCAGCTCAGTCCCCATCTGAGCGGTCGGTGGTCCCCGCGGCGGAGCGCTGCTCAGGCATTCCGTCGCTTGGCTCCTATAAGAAGGTGACCGAGTATGGATGACCACGGAAGCTTCAAGCCCACCGCTCCAACCCTCTACGCCCTCGACACCAATGTGTTGATCCACGATCCCAATGCGCTGCTGAATTTTCAGGAGCACCACGTCGCCATCCCGATGACCGTGCTGGAGGAGTTGGACAAGCTGAAAACCGGCAAGCAAGGCGTCGCCGCCGAGTGCCGGCAGGCTATTCGTTTGATCGACAAGATCCTGGGTAGTGCCACGCCCGAGGAAGTGGAGCATGGTGTCGCGATCCAGCGTGAGAAGAGCGGGCCCTGTGGTTTTCTCTCGATTCTCATGACTAAAAGTGCCTCGCCCATTACCTGGCTGCCAGAGGATCTCAACGACAACAAGATCATCAACCAGCTGGTCGAGCTGAAAGCTCGCCGCCCGGACATGTCCGTGGTGCTGGTGACCAAGGACATCAACATGCGCCTGAAGGCGCGCGCCTGCGGTATCGACTCGGAGGACTACCACACCGACCAGTTGGTCGACGATATCTCGCTGCTGCCCAAGGGTTATCACAACCTCAGTGGCTCGTTCTGGGACCGGGTCAGTAAGGTCGACACCCGTCAGGATCACGGCCGAACCTGGCACCGGGTGCAACTGATCGATAACCTGCCGGCAGTCCATATCAACGAGTTCATCATCGACGAGCAGGGCTTCGTCGGCTGGATCAAGGGCATCGAGGCCGATGAATTACTGATCCTCGATCTGCATCAGGAGCCTTTGCTGCATCAGGAGGCCTGGGGTCTGCGCCCACGAGATATTCACCAGGCGCTGGCGCTGTTCGCCTTGCTCGACCCAGACATCCACCTGGTCAACCTGACCGGTGCCGCCGGTTCGGGCAAGACCATCCTGGCCCTGGCTGCGGCCATCGAGCAGACCATGGTCAGCAAGCGCTATCGGAGGATTATCGCCAC encodes:
- a CDS encoding PhoH family protein, giving the protein MDDHGSFKPTAPTLYALDTNVLIHDPNALLNFQEHHVAIPMTVLEELDKLKTGKQGVAAECRQAIRLIDKILGSATPEEVEHGVAIQREKSGPCGFLSILMTKSASPITWLPEDLNDNKIINQLVELKARRPDMSVVLVTKDINMRLKARACGIDSEDYHTDQLVDDISLLPKGYHNLSGSFWDRVSKVDTRQDHGRTWHRVQLIDNLPAVHINEFIIDEQGFVGWIKGIEADELLILDLHQEPLLHQEAWGLRPRDIHQALALFALLDPDIHLVNLTGAAGSGKTILALAAAIEQTMVSKRYRRIIATRSVQGLDQEIGFLPGTEAEKMEPWLGAITDNLEALHMDDENTHGSVDYILQKVPLQFKSLNYIRGRSFQQSLILIDECQNLTPHQMKTIITRAGTGSKVICLGNLAQIDTPYLSAPSSGLTYLTERFKDFSHGVHITLQGVPRSILAEFAETHM